One window from the genome of Archaeoglobaceae archaeon encodes:
- a CDS encoding branched-chain amino acid ABC transporter permease — protein MVKFEARRGRIIIHTFGRKYEWTVEPRYWRNPIIGLIIWLSIPFIIYVLATEVFNYQPIALLSTLIFANLLIMMAVPFNLQTIGTGRLSFGPHFFLAVGGYTAALLSRDYGLSPALTFPAAFFLGALIALAISPITIISRGVYYVLITLLLPFILAEITYWRSDIFGAETGIPNVGLMFPTTGNVTLDVMIFVYISLAIALALVFFVDRTLRSRYGFMMGVINEDEDVARSYGINVNQIKIIIFTLTSGAMAISGWFLAHYQGSFTGAAWLTPSFLIMVLLTATLAGKGAIYGVVISAYIVATLREVTRVTFGELSVVALFLILLLLLYFLREGFWGLYRKRRYREYEPSIRVRRQV, from the coding sequence ATGGTAAAGTTTGAGGCGAGAAGGGGTAGAATAATTATTCATACATTTGGAAGAAAATACGAATGGACAGTAGAACCCAGATACTGGAGAAACCCGATAATAGGGCTAATTATATGGCTTTCTATACCCTTTATCATTTACGTGCTGGCAACAGAGGTTTTTAACTACCAGCCAATTGCTCTGCTATCGACTTTAATCTTTGCAAACCTGTTGATCATGATGGCCGTGCCGTTTAATCTTCAAACCATTGGCACTGGCCGTCTAAGCTTTGGCCCGCACTTCTTCTTGGCGGTGGGTGGTTATACTGCGGCACTTTTGAGCAGAGATTATGGACTCAGCCCAGCATTGACATTTCCAGCTGCATTCTTTTTGGGTGCATTGATCGCCTTGGCGATAAGCCCAATAACGATAATTTCGAGGGGAGTTTACTACGTCCTGATAACATTGCTCTTACCATTCATCTTGGCGGAGATTACTTACTGGCGTTCCGACATTTTCGGTGCTGAAACGGGAATTCCAAACGTTGGACTCATGTTTCCGACAACGGGCAACGTTACTCTCGATGTTATGATCTTTGTTTACATTTCGCTTGCAATCGCCTTGGCCTTGGTGTTCTTTGTGGATAGAACCCTCAGATCGAGATACGGCTTCATGATGGGTGTTATAAACGAGGACGAGGACGTTGCCAGATCATACGGAATAAACGTCAATCAAATAAAAATCATAATATTTACACTTACAAGTGGAGCGATGGCGATTTCAGGATGGTTTTTGGCCCATTATCAGGGTTCGTTCACAGGAGCAGCATGGCTAACTCCGTCTTTTCTTATCATGGTGCTTCTGACCGCAACGCTGGCGGGCAAGGGTGCAATTTATGGAGTTGTTATTAGCGCATACATAGTTGCAACTCTAAGAGAAGTGACGAGAGTGACTTTTGGCGAGCTATCAGTCGTGGCCCTGTTCTTAATTCTGCTACTGCTACTTTACTTCCTTAGAGAGGGATTCTGGGGTCTTTACAGAAAGAGAAGGTATAGAGAATACGAGCCAAGCATTAGGGTTAGGAGGCAGGTCTGA
- a CDS encoding CoA transferase: protein MSRDETLMKLFAEDNKPFALEDIKVAEIAGENFAGAIAGSLLAEFGAKVIRVDFNDDPKKISPYGVEVNGCGIPLLVESRNKEFVKFNEKVKEQIMSCDIVIDGMKPGYLDSIGIGYRQISEKNPGVIYVAVSPYGHFTQKAREFANVPDSDLTAQAYNGYPSLIGNPYLTGKYSYPLRAGIWAAWAMAGVNAAIGAMLALIERKKSGKGQFVDVATHDALAVVHAFPTIVGFLFDKSRTRYGTLDYILYPFGYYKAKDGYIALATPTDPDFRALLKIIKRWDLEPDWRYSLDRISDDPVKIKTLDEELNKELQKYTVKELVAKARKKSRSKLIGRFLGAPVIVKLNRLQEVLKDQHWKIRNTFISFSPNGKEILVPNTAIKMSETPPRIVKILGKEVKKS from the coding sequence ATGAGTAGAGATGAAACTTTAATGAAGTTATTTGCTGAAGACAATAAACCGTTTGCTTTAGAGGACATAAAAGTTGCAGAAATCGCCGGAGAAAATTTTGCAGGAGCAATAGCTGGCTCATTGCTTGCTGAATTTGGAGCAAAGGTTATCAGAGTGGATTTTAATGATGATCCAAAGAAGATAAGCCCATATGGAGTAGAAGTAAATGGGTGTGGGATTCCACTGCTTGTGGAAAGCAGAAATAAGGAGTTTGTCAAATTCAATGAAAAAGTGAAAGAACAGATCATGTCCTGCGACATTGTGATCGATGGAATGAAGCCAGGATATCTGGATTCTATTGGCATTGGTTACAGACAGATTTCTGAAAAAAATCCGGGCGTTATATACGTTGCGGTTTCTCCCTATGGGCATTTTACTCAAAAAGCAAGGGAATTTGCTAATGTTCCCGATTCAGATTTAACTGCTCAGGCTTATAACGGATACCCAAGTCTAATAGGAAATCCCTACCTTACTGGGAAATATTCCTACCCATTGAGAGCCGGGATATGGGCAGCTTGGGCGATGGCAGGAGTTAATGCAGCAATTGGGGCCATGCTTGCTTTAATTGAAAGGAAAAAGAGTGGAAAAGGGCAATTCGTTGACGTTGCCACTCATGATGCACTCGCAGTAGTCCACGCGTTTCCGACGATAGTAGGCTTCTTGTTTGATAAATCGAGAACGAGATACGGGACTCTGGATTACATCCTGTATCCCTTTGGGTATTATAAAGCAAAGGATGGCTACATAGCACTGGCAACCCCCACGGATCCTGACTTTAGAGCATTGCTAAAGATTATCAAGAGGTGGGATTTGGAGCCGGACTGGAGATATTCCCTTGATAGAATTTCGGATGATCCTGTTAAGATCAAAACACTGGATGAGGAGCTTAACAAGGAATTACAGAAGTATACTGTTAAAGAACTGGTGGCAAAAGCGAGAAAGAAATCAAGGAGTAAGCTCATAGGGAGATTTCTTGGAGCCCCTGTCATAGTAAAGCTAAACAGATTGCAGGAAGTCCTCAAGGATCAGCACTGGAAGATCAGAAATACATTTATCTCTTTCAGCCCTAATGGAAAAGAGATTCTGGTTCCAAATACTGCAATAAAGATGTCCGAAACACCACCGCGAATCGTGAAGATTTTGGGCAAAGAAGTGAAGAAGTCCTAA
- a CDS encoding ABC transporter ATP-binding protein, producing the protein MSVEDLQVWYGKILAVDGISIKVEKREIVGLIGPNGAGKSTIMNSIIGAVRPKKGKITLNGENIMNLPTYEIIKKGVTIAPEGRKLFPYLTVEENLLMGAINGEAWKKRKSSLEFIYSKFPRLKERRMQMAGTLSGGEQQMLTIARALMSSPKLLLIDEPSLGLAPKISMEVYRLIKSLRDENKITILLSDQNARRVLQISDRAYIIENGKIRMEGASEELAKNEEVRRVYLGL; encoded by the coding sequence ATGAGCGTTGAAGACCTACAGGTTTGGTATGGAAAAATACTGGCTGTGGATGGAATATCGATCAAAGTTGAAAAAAGAGAAATAGTTGGACTCATAGGGCCAAACGGGGCAGGAAAGAGCACGATAATGAATTCTATAATTGGCGCTGTAAGGCCAAAAAAGGGAAAGATAACACTGAATGGGGAGAATATAATGAATTTACCTACCTACGAAATTATAAAAAAGGGTGTTACTATAGCACCTGAAGGTAGAAAGCTCTTTCCGTATCTTACGGTTGAAGAGAATCTGTTGATGGGAGCAATAAATGGTGAAGCTTGGAAGAAAAGAAAGAGTTCTTTGGAATTTATATATTCAAAATTCCCAAGATTAAAGGAAAGAAGAATGCAAATGGCTGGAACACTAAGTGGTGGGGAGCAGCAGATGCTCACGATAGCCAGAGCTTTGATGTCATCTCCAAAACTCCTATTAATCGATGAACCAAGTTTAGGTTTGGCTCCAAAGATTTCTATGGAAGTATATAGGCTTATAAAGTCTCTTAGAGACGAAAACAAGATAACAATACTTCTTTCAGATCAAAATGCGAGGAGAGTTCTCCAGATAAGCGATCGTGCTTATATCATAGAGAACGGAAAAATAAGGATGGAAGGGGCAAGTGAGGAGTTGGCAAAGAATGAGGAAGTTAGGAGGGTGTATTTGGGCCTATGA
- a CDS encoding branched-chain amino acid ABC transporter permease: MVRVLDVLSLILAYTFVNGSMYLGMALGFTITTGVLRVFNLAYGAIFLIAVYGTWMFWNDIGLGLLESILLSIVLVAAFTYVVYRAVILKFAALEDYMLAALVAVFVIVEELIGYAYPEIVGVYIPTTIYNELVPFGEANVPGQYVVTALVSLGLLAIYLIFFTKTKNGFIMRAISQDMFASKLVGVNFNRTFALAMVIASIPPAIVMLLISPIWALNPYIGWTVFTIAILVAVLGGLGNLKGSIMAAYIIGFIQAIVGFLLDPRLMLLVALVVVMIVLVIRPKGLARAETIW, encoded by the coding sequence GTGGTTAGGGTGTTGGATGTCCTGTCTCTCATATTGGCATATACTTTCGTAAACGGATCCATGTATTTGGGGATGGCGCTGGGATTTACAATAACTACAGGAGTTCTCAGAGTATTCAACTTGGCATACGGAGCGATTTTTCTAATCGCAGTCTACGGGACATGGATGTTTTGGAACGACATCGGTCTTGGGCTATTGGAATCTATCTTGTTGTCCATAGTTCTTGTGGCGGCCTTCACTTACGTTGTTTATAGAGCAGTAATACTGAAGTTTGCCGCACTTGAGGATTACATGCTTGCAGCACTCGTAGCGGTTTTTGTGATAGTTGAAGAACTCATTGGTTATGCTTATCCAGAAATCGTAGGGGTATATATACCAACGACGATTTACAATGAGCTTGTCCCATTCGGTGAGGCAAATGTTCCGGGGCAGTATGTAGTCACCGCTCTGGTATCGCTTGGTCTGCTGGCAATATACCTGATATTTTTCACAAAGACGAAGAATGGTTTCATCATGAGAGCCATAAGTCAGGACATGTTTGCTTCGAAGCTCGTTGGAGTAAACTTTAACAGGACTTTTGCACTAGCAATGGTAATCGCTTCCATACCTCCAGCGATCGTAATGCTGCTAATCTCCCCAATATGGGCACTGAATCCATACATTGGGTGGACAGTTTTCACAATAGCAATACTCGTTGCGGTTCTTGGTGGGCTTGGAAACCTTAAGGGAAGCATTATGGCAGCTTACATCATAGGTTTCATCCAGGCTATAGTGGGCTTCTTGCTGGATCCAAGGTTAATGCTTCTGGTTGCGTTGGTTGTGGTTATGATTGTGCTGGTCATTCGTCCGAAGGGATTGGCAAGAGCAGAAACTATATGGTGA
- a CDS encoding ABC transporter ATP-binding protein, giving the protein MLRVSNLTKRFGGIIAVNDVSFKIEKGEIVGLIGPNGAGKSTLVNLISGFYSPDSGKIEFNGLDITKKKMHERAKLGIARTFQNPRLIPNMTAHMNVLYAILGSKEGKKLTMTEAGAEAIYYLDLFGLLKKRDVLAADLAIYELRLLELARALALKPKLLLIDEAMAGLNPAEAESVSKLINRIRNEFDLTIIWIEHVLKVLMRSAERVLVMHYGKLIADGKPEEVVRKPEVIEAYIGEEEV; this is encoded by the coding sequence ATGCTTAGGGTGTCAAATTTAACAAAGAGGTTTGGAGGAATTATCGCAGTAAACGATGTGAGTTTTAAAATCGAAAAAGGAGAAATAGTTGGACTCATAGGGCCAAACGGGGCAGGAAAGAGCACATTGGTTAATCTTATTTCTGGATTTTATTCCCCGGATAGCGGAAAAATCGAATTCAACGGGTTAGACATAACAAAGAAGAAGATGCACGAGAGAGCAAAACTGGGAATAGCAAGAACGTTCCAGAATCCGAGATTGATTCCAAACATGACCGCTCACATGAACGTTCTTTACGCAATCCTCGGGAGCAAAGAGGGTAAAAAGCTCACGATGACTGAAGCGGGAGCTGAAGCAATCTATTATCTTGATCTTTTTGGATTGCTGAAGAAAAGAGACGTTTTAGCTGCGGACTTAGCAATTTACGAGCTGAGACTACTCGAGCTTGCGAGAGCTCTTGCTTTAAAACCAAAACTTTTGCTTATAGATGAGGCAATGGCAGGATTAAACCCTGCGGAGGCTGAGAGCGTTTCGAAGCTCATAAACAGAATAAGAAACGAATTTGATCTTACGATTATATGGATCGAGCACGTGCTCAAAGTCTTAATGAGATCCGCGGAAAGAGTTCTTGTGATGCACTATGGAAAGCTCATAGCTGATGGAAAGCCGGAAGAAGTTGTTAGAAAGCCTGAGGTTATTGAGGCTTATATAGGAGAGGAAGAAGTATGA
- a CDS encoding long-chain-fatty-acid--CoA ligase, whose product MVLKGLPSTMNDEYQLNLHKILQHAAKVHDEVEVVSYRTLQNGKVHTFNYMQIYERVCAMANALQELGIKPGDRVAILGWNDHRYFESYFSVSGIGAVLVQLNIRLHLNELAYIVDHAGAKALFFDDTLVELAERLAEKHKFDLYVLMSDKSLEEIKTKLKPLYHYEELIAKHPKRREWEDIEEKSAATACYTAGTAGNPKGVFYSHRALILQALTSAAIFNLNSLDVYLQIVPFYHVNGWTSHLACPMVGAKLILPGLYNPVHLTNILLNEKVTIASGAPAILSPILEVLKRIAPSTRLEKLRLISGSTEPPLEMIRSYAELGAKVIHAYGATETSPLATANIPKPHIMMRSEEERFNHMKKQGLFVFGVEAKLVEPGTGKELPWDGRSVGELWLRGPWIIKEYYNDPRTKESVTEDGWWKSGDAGTIDELGYFHIVDRLKDIIKSGGEWIPSVDLEKTLMSHPYVYEAVVIGIPHPRWGERPLALVVLKSPYRNKAKDQIETELREHMLKRFARWQLPDKILFVEEIPKTSVGKINKRVLREKYRDIYIK is encoded by the coding sequence ATGGTGCTGAAAGGTCTTCCTTCCACGATGAATGATGAATACCAGCTTAATTTACATAAGATTCTTCAGCATGCTGCAAAAGTTCACGATGAAGTTGAGGTGGTCTCTTATAGAACTCTCCAGAACGGAAAGGTTCACACTTTCAACTATATGCAAATATATGAGCGGGTCTGTGCAATGGCAAACGCACTTCAGGAGCTTGGAATTAAGCCTGGGGACAGGGTTGCAATTTTGGGATGGAACGACCATAGATACTTTGAGAGTTATTTCAGTGTTTCTGGAATTGGAGCGGTTTTGGTGCAGTTAAATATCAGACTTCATTTAAACGAGCTAGCATACATCGTGGATCATGCTGGTGCGAAAGCGCTGTTTTTCGACGATACTCTTGTGGAGCTGGCAGAAAGACTTGCAGAGAAGCATAAATTCGATCTCTACGTGCTCATGAGCGATAAGAGTTTGGAGGAGATCAAAACCAAACTGAAACCTCTTTACCATTATGAGGAACTCATTGCCAAGCATCCAAAGAGGAGAGAGTGGGAAGACATCGAAGAGAAATCCGCAGCCACCGCATGCTACACCGCTGGAACAGCGGGAAATCCAAAAGGTGTTTTTTATTCACATAGAGCTCTTATTTTGCAGGCACTCACATCTGCCGCCATCTTTAATTTAAACTCACTGGACGTCTACCTTCAAATTGTGCCATTCTACCACGTTAACGGCTGGACTTCTCACCTTGCATGTCCAATGGTTGGTGCAAAGTTAATCCTCCCGGGTTTATATAATCCCGTGCATTTAACAAACATATTACTCAATGAAAAAGTCACAATAGCCTCCGGAGCTCCAGCAATTCTCTCTCCAATTCTGGAAGTTCTAAAAAGAATTGCTCCAAGCACAAGACTCGAAAAGCTTAGGCTGATTAGCGGATCAACAGAACCTCCGCTGGAAATGATCAGAAGCTATGCGGAGCTTGGGGCGAAAGTTATCCACGCTTACGGTGCAACCGAGACATCACCACTTGCAACTGCAAACATTCCAAAGCCCCATATAATGATGAGGAGTGAAGAGGAACGATTTAATCACATGAAAAAGCAGGGATTGTTCGTTTTTGGAGTTGAGGCGAAGCTTGTTGAACCTGGCACGGGAAAAGAACTCCCATGGGATGGTAGGAGTGTTGGAGAACTTTGGCTTCGCGGGCCATGGATTATAAAGGAGTATTATAATGATCCAAGGACAAAGGAAAGTGTGACTGAAGACGGATGGTGGAAGAGTGGAGATGCCGGAACTATAGACGAATTGGGTTATTTCCACATAGTGGATAGGCTAAAGGACATAATAAAGAGCGGTGGGGAGTGGATTCCAAGTGTGGATCTCGAGAAAACTCTTATGAGTCATCCATATGTCTATGAGGCAGTGGTTATAGGCATACCGCATCCTCGGTGGGGAGAAAGACCTCTTGCGCTGGTAGTTCTAAAGAGCCCATACAGAAACAAGGCGAAAGATCAGATTGAAACTGAACTCCGGGAGCACATGCTTAAGAGGTTTGCAAGATGGCAACTGCCAGATAAGATTCTTTTTGTAGAAGAAATTCCCAAAACAAGTGTCGGAAAAATAAACAAGCGAGTTCTTCGAGAAAAATATAGAGACATCTACATAAAATAA
- the gyrB gene encoding DNA topoisomerase (ATP-hydrolyzing) subunit B: MDAETLNRSNYSAKDITVLADLEAVRKRPGMYIGNTGVRGLHHLLWEVVDNSVDEAMAGFCKNIKVTLHKDGSASVEDDGRGIPVDLHETGKPALEVVMTKLHAGGKFGNKVYRVSGGLHGVGVSVVNALSEWLDVWVKRDGKIYYQRYERGNPKTEIKVVGESSDTGTIVRFKPDEEIFEVTEFNYEIVSQRLKEIAYLCKGLRITLIDERTGKQEEYHFDDGILGLIRHMNRKKKTFHEPIYIENSKNGILIEVAIQFVDSEIETIMAFANNIKNEEGGTHVIGFRAGLTRAINEYGRKNIKKFETIAGAEIREGLTAVISVKVPNPQFEGQTKNKLTNAEVKTAVESTVYAGMLKWLEENTKEAESLINRFLIIKRAREAAKRAKELVKKREDVSITLPGKLADCSSKNIEEREIFIVEGESAGGSAKQARDRRFQAILPIRGKIINVEKAGMVKILKNEEIKAIISAIGAGIDKNFDLSKMRYSRVIIMSDADVDGLHIRTLLLAFFYRHMRPLIEAGRLYIAQPPLYGVKKGNKTYYAYNELELNRLLEKLGNAEVQRYKGLGEMNPEQLWETTMDPQRRIMIQVKIEDAKRADELFRILMGEDVESRKNFIIAHSKEVKNLDV; this comes from the coding sequence ATGGATGCTGAAACTTTAAACAGAAGCAATTACTCTGCAAAAGACATTACGGTTCTTGCAGATCTCGAAGCTGTTCGAAAGAGGCCCGGAATGTATATTGGGAACACAGGAGTCAGGGGTCTGCATCACTTGCTATGGGAAGTTGTGGATAACAGTGTTGATGAGGCAATGGCTGGATTTTGTAAAAATATAAAGGTCACACTTCACAAAGACGGCTCTGCGAGTGTTGAAGACGATGGAAGAGGAATTCCAGTAGATCTCCATGAAACAGGAAAGCCCGCTCTTGAAGTTGTAATGACAAAACTCCATGCAGGTGGCAAATTCGGAAACAAAGTTTACAGAGTTTCCGGTGGACTTCATGGTGTGGGTGTTTCAGTTGTAAATGCCCTTTCAGAATGGCTCGACGTTTGGGTTAAACGAGACGGCAAGATATATTACCAGAGATACGAAAGGGGAAATCCCAAAACTGAGATTAAAGTTGTGGGAGAGAGCAGTGATACAGGAACAATTGTCAGATTCAAGCCAGATGAGGAAATATTCGAAGTGACAGAATTTAACTACGAGATCGTTTCTCAGAGGTTGAAGGAGATTGCGTATCTCTGCAAAGGTCTTAGAATAACACTTATAGATGAACGCACTGGGAAACAGGAAGAATATCACTTTGATGACGGTATTTTGGGGCTTATAAGACACATGAACAGAAAGAAAAAGACTTTTCATGAGCCAATTTATATCGAGAACTCAAAAAACGGGATACTGATTGAAGTGGCAATCCAATTTGTTGATTCTGAGATTGAGACCATAATGGCTTTTGCCAACAATATAAAAAATGAGGAGGGGGGAACGCACGTAATTGGGTTCCGTGCAGGCTTAACACGAGCGATCAACGAGTATGGTAGAAAGAACATTAAAAAATTCGAAACCATAGCTGGGGCTGAGATCAGAGAGGGCTTAACTGCAGTTATAAGTGTTAAAGTCCCAAATCCACAGTTTGAAGGTCAGACGAAGAATAAACTCACAAATGCAGAAGTCAAAACAGCAGTTGAATCCACTGTTTATGCCGGGATGCTCAAGTGGCTTGAAGAGAACACAAAAGAAGCTGAAAGTTTAATTAATAGATTTTTAATTATAAAAAGAGCCAGAGAAGCAGCAAAAAGAGCAAAAGAACTTGTAAAGAAAAGAGAGGACGTTTCCATCACCTTGCCAGGTAAACTTGCAGATTGCTCATCAAAGAACATAGAAGAGAGAGAGATTTTCATTGTAGAGGGTGAGAGTGCTGGTGGTTCAGCCAAACAGGCGAGAGATAGGAGGTTCCAGGCAATACTACCAATAAGGGGTAAGATCATAAATGTTGAAAAAGCTGGAATGGTCAAAATACTTAAGAATGAGGAGATTAAAGCTATAATTTCTGCAATAGGTGCGGGAATCGATAAGAACTTTGATCTGAGCAAGATGAGATACAGCAGGGTTATTATAATGAGCGATGCGGATGTCGATGGACTGCACATAAGAACCTTGCTTCTTGCTTTCTTCTACCGCCACATGAGGCCTCTTATTGAAGCTGGCAGATTATACATTGCACAGCCTCCGCTTTACGGTGTAAAGAAGGGAAACAAGACCTATTACGCTTACAATGAGTTGGAGCTTAACAGACTACTCGAAAAGCTTGGAAATGCGGAAGTTCAAAGATACAAGGGTCTTGGAGAGATGAATCCAGAACAGCTATGGGAAACTACAATGGATCCGCAAAGGAGAATAATGATTCAGGTAAAAATTGAAGATGCTAAAAGAGCGGATGAGCTTTTCAGAATATTGATGGGAGAAGACGTTGAAAGCAGAAAGAATTTCATAATTGCCCACTCGAAAGAGGTGAAGAACCTCGATGTTTAG
- a CDS encoding diphthine--ammonia ligase → MKAFASWSGGKDSCLALYKALQSGAEVKLLLNTITEDGLYSRSHGIRAEVLKKQAEAIGIDIMQIKTSWGDYEKNYKEALLRLKSEGFTHGVFGDIDLEVHREWIEKVCRSVGIAVLLPLWKMEREEIVREFINAGFRAVVCSVKESILGKEWLGKEIDESFIEEMKKRSVDVCGENGEFHTFVYDGPLFKKPLKLKFGEIRQRKGYNFIEIEV, encoded by the coding sequence ATGAAAGCCTTTGCTTCCTGGAGTGGTGGTAAGGATAGCTGTCTGGCTCTCTATAAAGCTCTGCAGAGCGGAGCTGAGGTTAAGCTACTGTTGAACACGATAACAGAAGATGGCTTGTATTCCCGCTCACACGGAATTCGTGCGGAAGTCCTGAAAAAGCAGGCTGAGGCTATTGGAATTGATATAATGCAAATAAAAACATCTTGGGGGGACTACGAGAAGAATTACAAGGAAGCTTTGCTGAGACTAAAATCAGAGGGTTTTACTCATGGTGTCTTTGGAGACATAGATCTCGAGGTGCACAGGGAATGGATCGAAAAGGTTTGTAGATCGGTTGGAATAGCAGTTCTTCTACCTCTTTGGAAGATGGAAAGAGAAGAGATCGTTAGAGAATTTATAAATGCGGGATTTCGTGCGGTTGTTTGCTCAGTAAAGGAGAGCATTTTGGGGAAGGAATGGCTTGGGAAAGAGATCGATGAGAGTTTTATTGAGGAAATGAAGAAAAGATCAGTAGATGTTTGTGGGGAGAATGGTGAGTTCCATACATTCGTTTACGATGGTCCACTGTTTAAAAAACCACTTAAATTAAAGTTCGGGGAGATAAGGCAAAGAAAAGGATACAATTTTATCGAGATTGAGGTTTAG
- a CDS encoding CoA transferase: MRDYFSYVESLFREGEKREPPLKGLKVVELTHFVFGPNVGRILAQFGAEVVKIETPGEGERYRLAAVFGRYYNRTNLVYGIQNANKYFIAADARNPKARQIIFELAKRADVFVENFRAGLADLMGVGYGQISKVNPRIIYVSCSGFGQFGPLSRSPSFDVAAQGVASLAVKTGWEDVDEFYKLPDYFGDYLPSMMVVFAVLNALYYREKTGKGQYIDVSQTESLLRFMYDISYYSLTGEEIGKTGNIDPCASPSGIFKTLDEKFVAIAIMTDEQFKALSSVVEGLKGENRLRKEKIRELNQILEEWVSKHKLDEIIELSKKLGFPASPVLGDVEVYRDPWRWERKSIVKLLDRLYGEIPVPGPFVAMSATPGEIKWLARPVGYHNRLVLKKWLGMSDEEIKKLEEEGVIGYWDEMPGCAPPPIWDAEKDPVFRGERDE, encoded by the coding sequence ATGAGGGACTATTTCAGTTATGTGGAATCTTTATTTAGGGAAGGAGAGAAAAGAGAACCACCTCTTAAGGGACTTAAAGTTGTTGAGCTTACGCACTTCGTCTTTGGACCTAACGTAGGCAGAATTTTAGCCCAGTTCGGCGCAGAAGTAGTTAAAATAGAGACACCAGGGGAAGGAGAACGTTACAGGCTTGCAGCAGTATTTGGAAGATACTACAACAGAACAAATCTGGTTTATGGAATCCAGAATGCGAACAAGTATTTCATAGCTGCAGATGCGAGAAATCCAAAGGCGAGGCAAATAATCTTTGAGCTTGCAAAAAGGGCAGATGTTTTTGTAGAGAACTTTAGAGCAGGTCTGGCAGACTTAATGGGTGTTGGGTATGGACAGATAAGTAAAGTGAACCCAAGAATTATCTATGTAAGCTGTTCCGGTTTTGGACAATTTGGACCATTGAGCAGGTCACCGAGTTTTGATGTTGCAGCGCAGGGAGTCGCTTCCTTAGCTGTGAAAACCGGCTGGGAAGACGTAGACGAGTTTTACAAACTGCCGGACTACTTTGGGGATTATCTTCCATCGATGATGGTCGTTTTTGCAGTGCTCAATGCCCTTTACTACAGAGAGAAGACTGGCAAAGGACAGTATATCGATGTATCGCAAACAGAGAGTCTACTCAGATTTATGTATGACATATCCTACTATAGCCTCACTGGTGAAGAAATCGGCAAAACTGGGAATATAGACCCATGTGCTAGTCCATCCGGGATCTTTAAAACTCTGGATGAGAAATTCGTTGCCATAGCAATAATGACCGATGAACAGTTTAAGGCGCTTTCCTCAGTAGTTGAGGGATTAAAGGGTGAGAATCGATTGAGAAAAGAAAAGATCAGGGAGCTTAATCAAATCCTTGAAGAATGGGTTTCAAAGCACAAATTGGATGAAATAATTGAACTCTCCAAGAAACTTGGCTTTCCGGCTTCACCAGTGTTGGGGGATGTAGAAGTTTACAGAGATCCTTGGAGATGGGAAAGAAAGAGTATAGTAAAGCTTTTGGACCGTCTATATGGCGAAATCCCAGTTCCAGGACCTTTTGTAGCGATGAGTGCGACTCCAGGAGAGATCAAGTGGCTTGCAAGACCGGTTGGCTACCATAACAGGCTTGTGCTAAAGAAATGGCTTGGTATGAGCGATGAAGAAATAAAGAAGCTCGAAGAGGAGGGAGTGATAGGCTACTGGGATGAAATGCCTGGCTGTGCTCCCCCGCCGATATGGGATGCGGAAAAAGACCCGGTGTTCAGAGGTGAGAGAGATGAGTAG